A section of the Etheostoma cragini isolate CJK2018 chromosome 12, CSU_Ecrag_1.0, whole genome shotgun sequence genome encodes:
- the ankrd45 gene encoding ankyrin repeat domain-containing protein 45 isoform X1 produces MTSIQKEIFKCVLSGDLECIKEHLEREGVTEESQKIDLCGIKDDFGRNALHNACMLGGSAIARELVRHGAQVNEQTARGYSSLHLAAGWGHLETVRTLLELGADTQAETFLGYRPVDLARNYSRTDCAECLTLAEAKQDLVSYLTFVKDLISDPESKLTKEEKNICTRKCSAKSDWIQSVKNSTVSDFIAHRKDIEDTLQPLLCKLSAQPATLPVQTTGKI; encoded by the exons ATGACATCGATACAGaaagaaatctttaaatgtgtgttgtccgGTGACTTAGAGTGTATTAAGGAGCATCTTGAACGCGAGGGTGTCACAGAGGAGTCGCAGAAGATAGATTTGTGCGGGATAAAGGACGATTTTGGGAGAAATGCTCTGCATAACGCCTGCATGTTGGGGGGGAGCGCCATCGCCCGAGAGCTGGTCAGACACGGAGCCCAGGTCAACGAGCAGACTGCCAGAG GTTATTCCTCGCTGCATCTGGCTGCTGGGTGGGGCCACCTGGAGACAGTGAGGACTCTGCTTGAACTGGGAGCTGACACACAGGCCGAGACCTTCTTAGGGTACAGACCTGTAGACCTGGCCAGAAATTATTCCAGAACAGACTGTGCTGAATGTCTCACCTTGGCCG AAGCTAAACAGGACTTGGTGTCATATTTAACCTTTGTTAAAGACCTCATCTCTGACCCAGAGAGTAAACTTACAAAGGAGGAAAAg AACATCTGTACGCGGAAATGCTCTGCCAAGTCAGACTGGATTCAGAGTGTCAAAAACTCAACAGTCTCTGATTTCATAGCCCACAGGAAAGACATAGAGGACACTCTTCAACCTCTTCTCTGCAAACTGTCAGCTCAGC CAGCTACTTTGCCTGTCCAAACAACAGGAAAAATCTAA
- the ankrd45 gene encoding ankyrin repeat domain-containing protein 45 isoform X2 gives MTSIQKEIFKCVLSGDLECIKEHLEREGVTEESQKIDLCGIKDDFGRNALHNACMLGGSAIARELVRHGAQVNEQTARGYSSLHLAAGWGHLETVRTLLELGADTQAETFLGYRPVDLARNYSRTDCAECLTLAEAKQDLVSYLTFVKDLISDPESKLTKEEKNICTRKCSAKSDWIQSVKNSTVSDFIAHRKDIEDTLQPLLCKLSAQPTLPVQTTGKI, from the exons ATGACATCGATACAGaaagaaatctttaaatgtgtgttgtccgGTGACTTAGAGTGTATTAAGGAGCATCTTGAACGCGAGGGTGTCACAGAGGAGTCGCAGAAGATAGATTTGTGCGGGATAAAGGACGATTTTGGGAGAAATGCTCTGCATAACGCCTGCATGTTGGGGGGGAGCGCCATCGCCCGAGAGCTGGTCAGACACGGAGCCCAGGTCAACGAGCAGACTGCCAGAG GTTATTCCTCGCTGCATCTGGCTGCTGGGTGGGGCCACCTGGAGACAGTGAGGACTCTGCTTGAACTGGGAGCTGACACACAGGCCGAGACCTTCTTAGGGTACAGACCTGTAGACCTGGCCAGAAATTATTCCAGAACAGACTGTGCTGAATGTCTCACCTTGGCCG AAGCTAAACAGGACTTGGTGTCATATTTAACCTTTGTTAAAGACCTCATCTCTGACCCAGAGAGTAAACTTACAAAGGAGGAAAAg AACATCTGTACGCGGAAATGCTCTGCCAAGTCAGACTGGATTCAGAGTGTCAAAAACTCAACAGTCTCTGATTTCATAGCCCACAGGAAAGACATAGAGGACACTCTTCAACCTCTTCTCTGCAAACTGTCAGCTCAGC CTACTTTGCCTGTCCAAACAACAGGAAAAATCTAA
- the trnau1apb gene encoding tRNA selenocysteine 1-associated protein 1-like isoform X1: MFNRQTSLWMGDLDPYMDETFIKQAFSAMGESPFGVKIITHRITGGSAGYCFVELADEASVDRCVQRLNGKLVPGSNPPRKFKLNYATYGKRPEAGPEYSVFVGDLASEVDDFQLHQVFKKYPSCKGAKVVTDQYGYSRGYGFVKFGEEGEQNKAIEECQGTMLGGKPLRLSVAVAKSQKMSNYHGGQGQNYHSNYNQSQSSYYSNQGSGGQGGYYAQWGAYDQYSGYNTGYNTGYNTGYNTGYNYNYAPYGYPPPGHMMPPPPMGVPPMSTDVSGAVEQGHEEAGDNEEDNSEEPISECDVEQWNKDFMQRSEELYDAMMNCHWEPLDSVNSPIPSFS; the protein is encoded by the exons ATGTTTAACAGACAGACGAGCCTGTGGATGGGTGAT TTGGACCCATACATGGATGAGACCTTCATCAAGCAGGCATTTAGCGCCATGGGAGAATCGCCGTTTGGAGTCAAGATCATCACTCACAGGATAACGGG GGGTTCAGCTGGATACTGCTTTGTGGAGCTGGCAGACGAAGCAAGTGTTGACCGGTGTGTCCAAAGACTGAACGGAAAACTGGTTCCTGGCTCAAACCCG CCTCGGAAGTTCAAGCTAAACTATGCTACCTACGGCAAACGGCCAGAGGCGGG TCCGGAGTACTCGGTGTTTGTGGGCGACTTGGCCTCTGAGGTGGACGACTTCCAACTGCACCAAGTTTTCAAGAAGTACCCTTCCTGCAAGGGGGCCAAAGTAGTCACCGACCAGTATGGATACTCCAG AGGTTACGGCTTTGTCAAGTTTGGGGAGGAGGGCGAGCAGAACAAGGCGATCGAGGAGTGCCAGGGAACCATGCTGGGGGGGAAGCCGCTCAGACTCAGCGTCGCTGTGGCAAAGAG CCAGAAGATGAGCAACTACCACGGGGGCCAGGGCCAGAATTACCATAGCAACTACAACCAATCCCAGTCCAGTTACTACAGCAACCAGGGAAGCGGGGGTCAGGGGGGCTACTACGCTCAGTGGGGCGCATACGACCAGTACAGCGGCTACAACACCGGCTACAACACCGGCTACAACACCGGCTACAACACCGGCTACAACTACAACTATGCGCCCTATGGGTACCCCCCACCCGGTCACATGATGCCACCACCTCCAATGGGGGTACCGCCCATGTCCACTGACGTGTCCGGAGCTGTGGAG CAGGGCCACGAGGAGGCTGGGGATAATGAGGAGGATAATTCAGAAG AGCCCATATCTGAATGTGACGTGGAGCAGTGGAACAAAGATTTTATGCAGCGCAGCGAGGAGCTCTACGACGCCATGATGAACTGTCACTGGGAACCCCTGGACTCTGTGAACTCCCCCATCCCCTCCTTCTCCTGA
- the trnau1apb gene encoding tRNA selenocysteine 1-associated protein 1-like isoform X2: MFNRQTSLWMGDLDPYMDETFIKQAFSAMGESPFGVKIITHRITGGSAGYCFVELADEASVDRCVQRLNGKLVPGSNPPRKFKLNYATYGKRPEAGPEYSVFVGDLASEVDDFQLHQVFKKYPSCKGAKVVTDQYGYSRGYGFVKFGEEGEQNKAIEECQGTMLGGKPLRLSVAVAKSQKMSNYHGGQGQNYHSNYNQSQSSYYSNQGSGGQGGYYAQWGAYDQYSGYNTGYNTGYNTGYNTGYNYNYAPYGYPPPGHMMPPPPMGVPPMSTDVSGAVEGHEEAGDNEEDNSEEPISECDVEQWNKDFMQRSEELYDAMMNCHWEPLDSVNSPIPSFS, translated from the exons ATGTTTAACAGACAGACGAGCCTGTGGATGGGTGAT TTGGACCCATACATGGATGAGACCTTCATCAAGCAGGCATTTAGCGCCATGGGAGAATCGCCGTTTGGAGTCAAGATCATCACTCACAGGATAACGGG GGGTTCAGCTGGATACTGCTTTGTGGAGCTGGCAGACGAAGCAAGTGTTGACCGGTGTGTCCAAAGACTGAACGGAAAACTGGTTCCTGGCTCAAACCCG CCTCGGAAGTTCAAGCTAAACTATGCTACCTACGGCAAACGGCCAGAGGCGGG TCCGGAGTACTCGGTGTTTGTGGGCGACTTGGCCTCTGAGGTGGACGACTTCCAACTGCACCAAGTTTTCAAGAAGTACCCTTCCTGCAAGGGGGCCAAAGTAGTCACCGACCAGTATGGATACTCCAG AGGTTACGGCTTTGTCAAGTTTGGGGAGGAGGGCGAGCAGAACAAGGCGATCGAGGAGTGCCAGGGAACCATGCTGGGGGGGAAGCCGCTCAGACTCAGCGTCGCTGTGGCAAAGAG CCAGAAGATGAGCAACTACCACGGGGGCCAGGGCCAGAATTACCATAGCAACTACAACCAATCCCAGTCCAGTTACTACAGCAACCAGGGAAGCGGGGGTCAGGGGGGCTACTACGCTCAGTGGGGCGCATACGACCAGTACAGCGGCTACAACACCGGCTACAACACCGGCTACAACACCGGCTACAACACCGGCTACAACTACAACTATGCGCCCTATGGGTACCCCCCACCCGGTCACATGATGCCACCACCTCCAATGGGGGTACCGCCCATGTCCACTGACGTGTCCGGAGCTGTGGAG GGCCACGAGGAGGCTGGGGATAATGAGGAGGATAATTCAGAAG AGCCCATATCTGAATGTGACGTGGAGCAGTGGAACAAAGATTTTATGCAGCGCAGCGAGGAGCTCTACGACGCCATGATGAACTGTCACTGGGAACCCCTGGACTCTGTGAACTCCCCCATCCCCTCCTTCTCCTGA
- the fitm1 gene encoding fat storage-inducing transmembrane protein 1 isoform X2 has product MDLYWEEQHREGIFLRSGWGWTCIFVGSFVFLLSFSIRRSLSLSVRHLSRLGVAGGLWLGFCKLLDLLENTTGSCYEPLLSSPEVPNGQPMLVLREGESKSECLKAGMLWRGYEVSEDVFLLCLCCLLLAEETAVFGPYLSLGGISGAPLRILFLFCVLLLWLWIFLLLCLLAYFPQFPTQLLGGALGCLSWRGLYQGWYRLGPSWYCPGRPGLGLLNTKTSSAEEEDAHLSHEHCN; this is encoded by the exons ATGGATCTGTACTGGGAGGAGCAGCACAGGGAGGG GATTTTCTTGCGCTCTGGTTGGGGCTGGACCTGCATCTTTGTTGGCTCCtttgtcttcctcctctccttctccatccgccgctccctctctctctccgtccgtCACCTCTCCCGGCTCGGGGTGGCTGGTGGATTGTGGCTTGGTTTCTGTAAACTCCTGGACCTTCTGGAGAACACCACCGGAAGCTGCTACGAACCTTTACTCAGCAGCCCAGAGGTCCCCAATGGGCAGCCTATGCTAGTGTTGCGAGAAGGGGAGAGTAAATCTGAGTGCCTCAAAGCTGGGATGCTGTGGAGGGGGTATGAAGTTTCAGAAGatgtcttcctcctctgtctctgctgccTGCTGTTGGCTGAGGAAACAGCCGTGTTTGGCCCTTATCTGAGTCTGGGTGGGATCTCAGGTGCCCCTTTGAGgatcctcttcctcttctgtgTTCTCCTGCTCTGGCTCTGGATCTTTCTGCTGCTCTGTCTCTTAGCTTACTTCCCTCAGTTCCCCACTCAGCTGCTAGGGGGCGCTCTGGGGTGTCTGAGCTGGAGGGGACTGTACCAGGGCTGGTATCGCCTGGGGCCCAGCTGGTACTGCCCCGGGAGGCCTGGACTAGGACTGCTCAACACCAAGACCAGCAGTGCTGAAGAAGAGGACGCACACCTGAGTCATGAACACTGCAACTAA
- the fitm1 gene encoding fat storage-inducing transmembrane protein 1 isoform X1, protein MFLNTVLVVLTDLAARFLGNAVFRQHFHLLLSAMVMFGPALSLWVSQHSIFAKRSHFLYRIFLRSGWGWTCIFVGSFVFLLSFSIRRSLSLSVRHLSRLGVAGGLWLGFCKLLDLLENTTGSCYEPLLSSPEVPNGQPMLVLREGESKSECLKAGMLWRGYEVSEDVFLLCLCCLLLAEETAVFGPYLSLGGISGAPLRILFLFCVLLLWLWIFLLLCLLAYFPQFPTQLLGGALGCLSWRGLYQGWYRLGPSWYCPGRPGLGLLNTKTSSAEEEDAHLSHEHCN, encoded by the exons ATGTTCCTCAACACAGTGCTGGTGGTCCTGACGGACCTGGCGGCCCGGTTCCTGGGTAACGCTGTGTTCCGGCAGCACTTCCACCTGTTGCTTTCAGCTATGGTGATGTTCGGCCCTGCACTGAGCCTCTGGGTCTCCCAGCACAGCATCTTTGCCAAGAGAAGCCACTTCCTGTACAG GATTTTCTTGCGCTCTGGTTGGGGCTGGACCTGCATCTTTGTTGGCTCCtttgtcttcctcctctccttctccatccgccgctccctctctctctccgtccgtCACCTCTCCCGGCTCGGGGTGGCTGGTGGATTGTGGCTTGGTTTCTGTAAACTCCTGGACCTTCTGGAGAACACCACCGGAAGCTGCTACGAACCTTTACTCAGCAGCCCAGAGGTCCCCAATGGGCAGCCTATGCTAGTGTTGCGAGAAGGGGAGAGTAAATCTGAGTGCCTCAAAGCTGGGATGCTGTGGAGGGGGTATGAAGTTTCAGAAGatgtcttcctcctctgtctctgctgccTGCTGTTGGCTGAGGAAACAGCCGTGTTTGGCCCTTATCTGAGTCTGGGTGGGATCTCAGGTGCCCCTTTGAGgatcctcttcctcttctgtgTTCTCCTGCTCTGGCTCTGGATCTTTCTGCTGCTCTGTCTCTTAGCTTACTTCCCTCAGTTCCCCACTCAGCTGCTAGGGGGCGCTCTGGGGTGTCTGAGCTGGAGGGGACTGTACCAGGGCTGGTATCGCCTGGGGCCCAGCTGGTACTGCCCCGGGAGGCCTGGACTAGGACTGCTCAACACCAAGACCAGCAGTGCTGAAGAAGAGGACGCACACCTGAGTCATGAACACTGCAACTAA